The Calypte anna isolate BGI_N300 chromosome 20, bCalAnn1_v1.p, whole genome shotgun sequence genome includes a region encoding these proteins:
- the BCAS1 gene encoding breast carcinoma-amplified sequence 1, giving the protein MGNTMSVLEEVEEDNTCTVKSYQALSESPENIKNGFVAFVRTHSPAMNREVAAKASVAGDNVAVSSPKTMEQSPVPEAGRQSLGIAARRAQPAAQSRSVFAFPWAVPGRTEEPATDSSVGSAKLDVSSGVPGVNKGPSDSVEVPVAAAGQENPHKNLSQAPPAASLGDIHLAASVTPEGEETATSKPKQVTFFDRFFKLEKGKERSKPQTDPQEERQASELPNGHSTKEEAAGSQSTSTSVLQGKEIDDCNQKALWQDSAGVKGLTAEQPEKAEVKEENPQPAAAADNSVMSFLKTLVSSSKAESKSDSEDKGLKAEKGHGGQPAPKSAAESQTKGAKKKKSDSPRLGHSTFSKLFRHKAAKETRQTTNTKGTEQQPLTSVKSDKNVPSSQEPQTAKQNTKAPEPAAQQQAVGTEVLKEVTKEKASSTPMPLSKLFWKKNASEEAEIVSNEKADASLEAVTPDKDESKSPEAAEVKPRKEESKTPKANLRKFFKLSVKGDEGTTSSEEVNGPSPSHQTLNSTERPVAPSETEPMGQKSKESSKDKKSTVELSKQKGSKQETREQPDSREQPAAETDSIQNGGDASKEPSFKKTEKRQSLGGFFKGLGSKRTSDAEVQTDPVSILPAGKSK; this is encoded by the exons ATGGGGAACACAATGAGTGTCCTAGAGGAAGTGGAAGAAGACAATACATGCACAGTCAAGAGCTATCAA GCTTTGTCTGAATCtcctgaaaacattaaaaatggatttgttgCCTTTGTTCGGACTCATTCTCCTGCAATGAACAGGGAAG TGGCTGCAAAGGCAAGTGTTGCAGGGGATAATGTGGCCGTTTCTTCCCCCAAGACAATGGAGCAGAGCCCCGTTCCCGAAGCGGGCAGGCAGAGCCTTGGGattgctgccaggagagctcaGCCAGCTGCTCAATCCCGCTCTGTCTTCGCGTTTCCATGGGCTGTACCAGGGCGTACTGAAGAACCAGCTACAGATTCATCAGTTGGATCTGCAAAACTTGATGTCAGCTCAGGGGTGCCCGGAGTGAACAAAGGGCCGAGTGACAGCGTGGAAGTTcctgtggcagctgctgggcaggaaAATCCACATAAAAACCTGAGCCAGGCCCCGCCGGCAGCATCGCTGGGTGACATCCATCTAGCAGCATCGGTGACACCTGAGGGAGAGGAGACAGCCACCTCCAAGCCAAAGCAAGTAACCTTCTTTGATAGGTTCTTCAaactggagaagggaaaggaaaggagtaAACCACAAACTGATCCCCAGGAGGAGAGGCAAGCTTCAGAGCTTCCCAACGGGCACAGCACcaaggaggaggctgctggatCACAGAGCACGTCAACCAGTGTCCTGCAGGGCAAG gaGATAGATGACTGCAACCAAAAAGCCCTGTGGCAGGACTCAGCAGGTGTCAAAGGTCTCACTGCTGAGCAACCTGAAAAGGCAGAGGTAAAAGAAGAGAATCCTcagccagctgctgcagcagacaaCTCCGTCATGAGTTTCCTCAAAACACTG GTCTCCTCAAGCAAAGCTGAATCCAAAAGTGATTCTGAAGACAAG ggactgaaagcagaaaaaggccATGgtgggcaacctgctccaaaGTCAGCAGCAGAATCCCAGACCAAAGGAGCCAAGAAGAAGAAGTCAGACAGTCCCAGGCTAGGACACAGTACATTTAGCAAACTCTTTAGACATAAG GCTGCAAAAGAGACCCGACAGACAACTAATACCAAA GGCACTGAACAGCAGCCTCTTACCTCTGTAAAATCAGACAAAAATGTCCCTTCCTCTCAAGAGCCACAGACAGCTAAGCAGAACACAAAAGCCCCTGAGCCTGCAGCCCAACAGCAGGCAGTGGGCACTGAAGTCCTTAAAGAGGTGACAAAGGAGAAAGCATCATCCACCCCTATGCCACTGAGCAAGCTCTTTTGGAAAAAG AACGCCTCGGAAGAAGCAGAGATTGTAAGCAATGAAAAAGCAGACGCATCTTTAGAAGCAGTGACTCCTGACAAGGATGAGAGCAAGAGcccagaagctgcagaagtgaaacccagaaaagaagaaagcaaaaccccCAAAGCAAACCTGAGGAAGTTTTTTAAGCTG TCAGTCAAGGGTGATGAAGGGACAACCAGTTCAGAAGAAGTAAATGGCCCAAGCCCCAGTCACCAA ACATTAAACTCcacagagaggccagttgcCCCGTCTGAAACTGAACCTATGGGCCAAAAGAGCAAAGAGAGTTCAAAAGACAAGAAGTCTACAGTGGAGCTGAGCaagcagaaaggcagcaaacaggaaaccagggagcagccagactccagggagcagccagcagctgagaCCGACTCCATCCAGAACGGGGGAGATGCTTCAAAGGAACCCTCCTTCAAGAAGACAGAGAAGAGGCAGTCACTCGGGGGGTTCTTTAAGGGTCTT